From a single Nematostella vectensis chromosome 3, jaNemVect1.1, whole genome shotgun sequence genomic region:
- the LOC5513280 gene encoding uncharacterized protein LOC5513280, with protein MAKKSRTDGAEHIVRMSSKEVSVTRDGKERKACGCCSKRYVGLPVIGAALFAVGALLGVGYFSVRSVTASISLTENSVPSCVTGGLLVLNGINTMILFKRRPRCLIISSIILTVVGALFCFAGAMHTLSTVSPMISSFDRCQYFTTETTCKCFHRSELRQVSYIFRGAKNCKVIQYTLSNMVYGISGIYGAGLAVCLIAAVMESRLLCPKRRSKLAFSRSDGDGKCMVSSRQSQTSQTNLTLSCSEAELVSATCSDESHSAPTSGSSSQRPSRQEGQSSTYTVHEMPCQHYVSIPRRDFCMNFESSNTRHDPPPPYTE; from the exons ATGGCGAAAAAGTCGAGAACGGACGGAGCGGAACACATCGTTCGCATGAGCTCCAAAGAAGTGTCTGTGACTCGAGATGGGAAAGAAAGGAAGGCCTGTGGTTGTTGCAGCAAGAGATACGTAGGGCTTCCAGTTATTGGTGCAGCGCTGTTTGCCGTGGGGGCTTTGCTAGGCGTCGGTTACTTCAGCGTACGGAGTGTGACGGCGTCTATTTCTCTTACGGAGAACAGTGTCCCGTCTTGCGTAACTGGAGGGCTG CTGGTGCTAAATGGAATCAACACCATGATCTTATTCAAGAGGCGCCCAAGGTGCCTG ATAATCTCTTCGATCATCTTGACTGTTGTTGGCGCGCTGTTTTGCTTCGCTGGCGCCATGCACACCCTCAGCACAGTGAGCCCCATGATTTCCAGCTTTGACCGCTGTCAGTATTTCACCACAGAGACCACCTGCAAGTGCTTTCACCGCAGCGAGCTCAGGCAGGTCTCGTACATCTTCCGTGGTGCCAAGAACTGCAAGGTGATTCAGTACACCCTATCCAACATGGTCTATGGCATTAGCGGCATATATGGCGCCGGGCTGGCCGTGTGTCTGATCGCAGCGGTAATGGAGAGCAGGTTACTGTGCCCGAAACGACGATCAAAG CTTGCATTCTCGCGTTCAGATGGCGATGGTAAGTGCATGGTGTCATCACGGCAGTCCCAGACATCCCAGACAAACCTAACACTCAGCTGCTCGGAGGCGGAGCTTGTCTCGGCCACTTGCTCCGACGAGTCGCATTCTGCGCCCACTAGTGGATCCTCCAGCCAACGCCCATCACGCCAGGAGGGCCAGTCATCGACATATACGGTACATGAGATGCCTTGCCAACACTATGTGAGCATCCCAAGAAGAGACTTCTGCATGAACTTTGAGTCGTCAAATACAAGACATGACCCCCCGCCACCTTACACTGAATGA